The Haloplanus sp. CK5-1 genome contains a region encoding:
- a CDS encoding ParA family protein, with translation MLAYTTYSEAGGVGKSTLAANLAVADAREDRDVLVIDLDPQEASVSHLLDVGTHRDDPKADSLVRHMVERKRGPFEELVESSEGVDVIPAHNSLERLNKHLARREEEANDFGENWNRNVQLLRVLRENDIHERYDTLIVDPPATADVKLYNAIHTTRSLIVPFEPSGKGRKSVDGLEDLVPGLEKNLDINVGVLAIVPNRFKGTNDQQDMLNEMRSHEYDIPVVLKERGSLFEGCWRQQCSAFKYVEEHRDRQRDYESETLERLETLADHLRKTVEAPA, from the coding sequence ATGTTAGCTTATACGACGTACTCGGAGGCTGGGGGCGTGGGCAAGTCCACGCTCGCGGCCAATCTGGCAGTCGCCGATGCACGGGAAGATCGAGACGTACTCGTCATCGATCTCGATCCACAGGAAGCGTCGGTTTCTCATCTCTTGGACGTCGGCACGCACAGAGACGATCCCAAGGCCGACTCACTGGTTCGGCATATGGTCGAACGGAAGCGCGGACCGTTCGAGGAGCTCGTTGAATCGAGCGAAGGGGTCGATGTGATCCCCGCTCACAACAGCCTCGAACGTCTAAACAAGCACCTCGCCAGGCGTGAAGAAGAGGCCAACGACTTCGGCGAGAACTGGAATCGCAACGTCCAGTTGCTTCGTGTCCTCCGAGAGAACGACATCCACGAACGATACGACACCCTGATTGTGGATCCCCCAGCGACGGCAGACGTTAAACTGTATAACGCTATACACACCACGCGATCACTCATCGTTCCGTTCGAACCGTCTGGAAAAGGGCGCAAGTCGGTTGACGGACTGGAAGATCTCGTCCCTGGGTTGGAGAAGAACCTCGACATCAATGTGGGCGTACTCGCTATCGTCCCGAACCGATTCAAAGGGACCAACGACCAGCAGGACATGCTCAACGAGATGCGGTCACACGAGTACGACATCCCGGTCGTACTGAAAGAACGCGGGTCTCTCTTCGAAGGTTGTTGGCGACAGCAGTGCTCTGCATTCAAATACGTTGAGGAACACCGTGATAGACAGAGAGACTACGAATCGGAGACATTGGAGCGCTTGGAAACGCTGGCTGATCACCTGCGAAAGACAGTGGAGGCCCCAGCATGA